In Mycobacterium sp. Aquia_216, a genomic segment contains:
- a CDS encoding ESX secretion-associated protein EspG — protein sequence MSSPLAAGRAGLVDGVVGVEVTIDGMLVIADRLHLIEFPTALGIRQNIPQDDLRKLVWDQVRRDLTAQGVLDQSGQPHPAVATMVDTLSRPDRTLEGRWFRRDAGDVMVRFAVCRKGERHVIAARDGDLIALQLVAPQVGLAGMVTAVLGPAPAAGVEPLTGIATELAECTTAAQLANLGVQPSTARMYAEIVSNPNSWVEIIAGQRHPGGTFTHTEVAAGVLDSPQGRVVSLPRRVHGELYGSFLSGTQENLQRTLNGLLEFLPAGTWFDPSSDDDSAHSTNHAHASYRG from the coding sequence ATGTCCAGTCCCCTCGCTGCCGGCCGTGCCGGGCTCGTCGACGGTGTTGTCGGCGTCGAGGTGACCATCGACGGCATGCTGGTGATTGCCGACCGATTGCACCTGATCGAATTCCCGACGGCGCTGGGGATCCGGCAGAACATCCCTCAGGACGACTTGCGCAAACTTGTCTGGGACCAGGTGCGACGTGACCTCACCGCGCAAGGGGTGCTCGATCAGTCGGGCCAACCGCACCCGGCGGTGGCGACCATGGTCGACACCCTCAGCAGGCCGGACCGGACCCTGGAAGGCCGTTGGTTCCGGCGCGATGCGGGCGACGTGATGGTGCGTTTTGCCGTGTGCCGCAAGGGCGAGCGCCATGTCATCGCCGCGCGAGACGGCGACCTGATCGCTCTGCAACTCGTGGCGCCACAGGTGGGTCTGGCCGGCATGGTGACCGCCGTGCTGGGCCCGGCGCCGGCTGCCGGTGTCGAACCACTCACCGGGATCGCCACCGAACTGGCCGAATGCACCACCGCGGCCCAGTTGGCCAATCTCGGCGTCCAGCCATCCACTGCCCGCATGTACGCCGAGATCGTCAGCAACCCGAACAGCTGGGTGGAGATCATCGCCGGCCAGCGCCACCCCGGCGGCACCTTCACCCACACCGAGGTGGCCGCCGGCGTCCTCGATTCACCGCAGGGCCGAGTGGTCTCGCTGCCCCGCCGGGTGCACGGCGAGTTGTACGGCAGTTTTCTGTCCGGCACCCAAGAAAATCTGCAGCGGACGTTGAACGGACTGCTCGAGTTCCTCCCGGCGGGCACCTGGTTCGACCCCAGTTCCGATGACGATTCCGCTCACTCCACCAATCACGCCCACGCCTCGTACCGAGGCTGA
- the eccA gene encoding type VII secretion AAA-ATPase EccA — protein MSDHLAGLFESAVGMLPVAESRALDLFTEITNYDETACDAWVGRIRCGDNDRVTLFRAWYSRKNFGQLAGSTQISMNTLGARVAIGGLYGDITYPVNSPLAITIGFAVNEAAAGNYADAMEAVEASPAAGAEHLLSWTKAAVYGAAQRWTEVIDEVRAAGKWPDTFLAAAAGVAHGVAAANLGLFTEAERRLTEANSSPAGEACAQAIAWYLAMTRRGQGNEDAALALLEWLQTTHPSPKVTAALKDSSYRLTTTSAEQIAARTDPWDAGSVVADTSGREKLLAEAEAELRRQIGLTRVKDQVERYRAATQMARVRAARGMKVAQPSKHMIFTGPPGTGKTTIARVVANILAGLGVIQEPKLIETARKDFVAEYEGQSAVKTTKTIDRALGGVLFIDEAYALVQERDGRTDPFGQEALDTLLARMENDRDRLVVIIAGYSADIDRLLETNEGLRSRFATRIEFDSYSPEEILEIAKVIAASNDSSFSLEASDHLLEAAKLLSQRTVRGKAGIDIAGNGRYARQLVEAGEQYRDIRLTQAVDFEALDADRLSEINAEDMAEAIASVHGRLNITE, from the coding sequence ATGAGCGATCATCTGGCTGGTCTGTTCGAAAGCGCGGTCGGCATGCTGCCGGTCGCGGAGTCACGGGCGCTCGACCTTTTCACCGAGATCACGAATTACGACGAAACCGCCTGCGACGCATGGGTCGGCCGCATCCGGTGCGGCGACAACGACCGGGTGACGCTGTTTCGAGCCTGGTATTCGCGGAAGAATTTCGGGCAACTGGCCGGGTCCACCCAAATCTCGATGAACACCCTTGGCGCCCGGGTTGCGATCGGCGGCCTCTACGGCGACATCACGTATCCGGTCAATTCGCCCTTGGCGATCACCATCGGTTTCGCGGTGAACGAAGCGGCGGCGGGTAACTACGCGGATGCCATGGAAGCCGTCGAGGCCAGTCCAGCCGCCGGTGCCGAGCACCTGCTGTCGTGGACCAAGGCGGCGGTCTACGGGGCCGCGCAGCGCTGGACCGAGGTGATCGACGAAGTCCGGGCCGCCGGCAAGTGGCCGGACACGTTTCTGGCCGCCGCCGCGGGCGTCGCCCACGGCGTCGCGGCGGCCAACCTCGGTTTGTTCACCGAAGCCGAGCGTCGACTCACGGAGGCGAATTCCTCGCCCGCGGGTGAAGCGTGTGCCCAAGCCATCGCCTGGTATTTGGCAATGACCCGCCGCGGCCAGGGGAATGAAGACGCTGCCCTGGCCCTGCTGGAGTGGCTGCAGACTACCCACCCGAGCCCTAAAGTCACTGCAGCACTGAAAGATTCGTCTTACCGGCTGACGACTACCAGCGCCGAGCAGATCGCCGCCCGAACCGATCCCTGGGACGCGGGCAGTGTCGTGGCCGACACCTCGGGACGGGAAAAGCTGCTCGCCGAGGCGGAGGCCGAGCTACGACGCCAGATCGGACTGACCCGGGTCAAGGATCAGGTCGAGCGCTATCGCGCGGCGACCCAGATGGCGAGAGTTCGTGCCGCTCGCGGCATGAAGGTCGCGCAACCGAGCAAGCACATGATCTTCACCGGGCCGCCCGGTACCGGCAAGACGACGATCGCGCGGGTGGTGGCCAACATTCTCGCGGGGCTGGGCGTGATCCAGGAACCGAAACTGATCGAGACGGCCCGCAAGGATTTCGTCGCGGAATACGAAGGGCAATCCGCGGTCAAGACCACCAAGACGATCGATCGCGCCTTGGGCGGTGTGCTGTTCATCGATGAGGCCTACGCACTCGTGCAGGAGCGCGACGGACGGACCGACCCGTTCGGGCAAGAGGCGCTTGACACGCTGCTGGCGCGGATGGAGAACGACCGTGATCGCCTCGTGGTGATCATCGCCGGCTACAGCGCCGACATCGACCGGCTGCTGGAGACCAACGAGGGCCTGAGGTCGCGATTCGCCACCCGGATAGAATTCGATTCCTACTCTCCCGAAGAGATCCTCGAAATCGCGAAAGTTATTGCCGCGTCCAATGACTCGTCGTTCAGTTTGGAAGCCTCCGACCATCTGCTGGAGGCGGCCAAACTGCTCAGTCAGCGGACGGTGCGCGGCAAAGCCGGGATCGACATTGCCGGCAACGGGCGCTACGCCCGGCAACTGGTGGAGGCCGGCGAGCAGTACCGCGACATCCGGCTGACCCAGGCCGTCGACTTCGAAGCGCTCGACGCCGATCGTCTCAGCGAGATCAACGCCGAAGACATGGCCGAGGCGATCGCCTCGGTACACGGTCGTCTCAATATCACCGAGTAG
- the eccB gene encoding type VII secretion protein EccB has product MAGIRLTTKVQVSGWRFLLRRLEHAIVRRDTRMFDDPLSFYGRSAAIGIVISALILVGALAMAYFKPQGKLGGGNLFVDRATNQLYLMVSGQLHPVYNLTSARLVLGNPAEPAVVKSAELSKFPRGQSVGIPGAPYATPVASDPASIWALCDTVTKAETINPTVQTSVISMPLAIDDAVNPLQPNEALLAYYQGKDWIITPTGRHATDLADRTLTSAVGIPVNAKPSPLSAAVFNALPDGGSWQLSPIPDDGAPNSLGLPDFLVIGSVFQIHAQSGPQYFVVLPDGVAPINANTAVALRAAQSHGLVEPPSVVSSLVVRIPERVYNSPLPDESIKIVNRPDEPVLCWTWERKPGEQAAKTAVVTGRHLPIPSSAMGQGIKQIQGSATVYVDGGKYLQLQSPDPRYGESLYYVDPQGVRYGISDPKAAASLGLQSPKPAPWEIIRLLVDGPVLSKEAALLEHDTLPADPSPRKLPATPGAG; this is encoded by the coding sequence ATGGCAGGTATTCGGCTCACCACCAAGGTCCAGGTAAGTGGCTGGCGCTTCCTGCTTCGACGCCTGGAACATGCCATCGTTCGCCGCGACACCCGCATGTTCGACGACCCGCTGTCGTTCTACGGCCGGTCGGCCGCGATCGGCATCGTCATCTCGGCACTGATCCTGGTGGGCGCGTTGGCAATGGCCTACTTCAAGCCACAGGGCAAACTCGGCGGCGGCAATTTGTTCGTCGACCGAGCAACCAATCAGCTGTACCTGATGGTGTCCGGGCAGTTGCACCCCGTCTACAACCTGACCTCGGCGCGACTGGTGCTGGGCAATCCCGCCGAGCCCGCCGTCGTGAAATCCGCCGAACTGAGCAAGTTCCCGAGGGGCCAGTCGGTCGGCATTCCCGGCGCGCCCTACGCCACGCCGGTAGCCTCCGATCCCGCGTCGATCTGGGCGCTGTGCGACACCGTCACCAAGGCCGAGACCATCAACCCCACCGTGCAGACATCGGTGATCTCGATGCCGTTGGCCATTGACGACGCGGTCAATCCGTTGCAGCCCAACGAGGCACTGCTGGCCTACTACCAGGGCAAAGACTGGATCATCACGCCGACCGGGCGGCACGCCACCGATCTGGCCGATCGGACCCTCACCTCGGCGGTGGGCATACCCGTGAACGCCAAGCCGAGCCCGCTGTCCGCCGCCGTGTTCAACGCCCTGCCCGACGGCGGATCCTGGCAGTTGAGCCCGATCCCGGATGACGGTGCCCCCAATAGCCTTGGGCTGCCCGACTTTCTGGTGATCGGGTCGGTATTCCAGATCCATGCCCAATCGGGCCCGCAATATTTCGTGGTGCTGCCCGACGGTGTCGCGCCCATCAATGCCAACACCGCGGTGGCGCTGCGGGCGGCCCAGTCGCACGGACTGGTCGAGCCCCCGTCGGTGGTGTCGAGTCTGGTCGTCAGAATCCCCGAGCGCGTGTACAACTCACCTCTCCCCGACGAATCGATCAAAATCGTCAACCGGCCGGATGAACCGGTGTTGTGCTGGACGTGGGAACGCAAACCCGGCGAGCAGGCGGCCAAGACCGCGGTGGTGACCGGTCGGCATTTGCCGATTCCGTCGTCGGCGATGGGCCAGGGCATCAAACAGATCCAGGGTTCGGCCACGGTTTACGTCGATGGTGGAAAGTATTTGCAGCTGCAGTCCCCGGATCCCCGCTACGGCGAATCGCTGTATTACGTCGACCCGCAAGGTGTGCGGTACGGGATATCGGACCCGAAGGCGGCCGCGTCGCTCGGGCTGCAGTCGCCAAAACCCGCGCCCTGGGAGATCATTCGTTTACTGGTCGACGGTCCGGTGCTGTCGAAGGAAGCTGCCCTGCTGGAGCACGACACGCTGCCCGCCGACCCGAGCCCGCGAAAGTTACCCGCAACGCCCGGAGCCGGTTGA
- the eccCa gene encoding type VII secretion protein EccCa yields the protein MSTKKFTPSVTRGPRLTPGEIAVVPPDDLGVEVPPGFLQKVLPYVMGVCMLGMIGIMVFTGTKALSPYMMMTPLMMIMMSLSMVGAGGGGGGKKVPEINADRKEYLRYLAGLRPRVTSSATAQVAFFSYHAPHPEDLLSIIGTPRQWSRPASADFYAATRLGIGDQPAVDRLMKPSAGGELAGPTAAPQPYLEPVANMWAVKFLRTHGLIHDCPKLVQLRTFPTIAIGGDPAGAAGLLTAMICHLAVFHPPDLLAIRVLTETPDDPEWSWLKWLPHAQHPTDTDAAGPVRMISGHPESLSDLAARGPHSPDSTPGGPYVVVVDLTGGKAGVPPDGRAGVTVLTLGNHRGSNYRIRVAADGTADDRLPGQQFRQVTATTDRMSAQQATRVARKLAGWSITGTIIDKKASAGAKKKVATEFYQLVGAKSVEDITPARWRMFADKDLDRLKIPFGHQLKTGEVMYLDIKEGAEFGGGPHGMLIGTTGSGKSEFLRTMILSLVAMHHPDQVNLLLTDFKGGSTFLGMEKLPHTAAVITNMAEEAELVGRMGEVLTGELDRRQNLLRQAGIQVGATGALSGVAEYEKYRERGADLKPLPTLFVVVDEFAELLQSHPDFVGLFDRICRVGRSLRVHLLLATQSLQTGGARIDKLEPNLTYRIALRTTSSHESKSVIGTPEAQYITNKESGVGFLRVGMEDPVKFSTLYTGAPYVPPAHAETNGEAPDTDGARKGARGAQIRHFTAAPMLEDDGIPA from the coding sequence ATGTCGACTAAGAAGTTCACCCCATCGGTCACCCGCGGTCCCCGGTTGACGCCGGGCGAGATCGCCGTCGTACCGCCTGACGACCTCGGTGTCGAGGTCCCGCCCGGGTTCCTGCAGAAAGTACTTCCCTACGTCATGGGCGTCTGCATGCTGGGCATGATCGGGATCATGGTGTTCACCGGCACCAAAGCCTTGTCGCCCTACATGATGATGACGCCGCTGATGATGATCATGATGTCGTTGAGCATGGTGGGCGCCGGCGGAGGCGGCGGCGGCAAAAAAGTGCCCGAGATCAACGCCGACCGTAAGGAATACCTGCGGTATCTGGCCGGACTTCGCCCCCGGGTGACGTCGTCCGCCACCGCGCAGGTGGCCTTCTTCAGCTACCACGCACCTCACCCCGAAGATCTGCTCTCGATCATCGGCACCCCCCGGCAGTGGTCCCGCCCTGCCAGTGCCGACTTCTACGCCGCCACCCGCCTGGGAATCGGTGACCAGCCGGCCGTCGACCGACTCATGAAGCCCTCCGCCGGTGGCGAGCTGGCGGGACCGACGGCAGCACCTCAGCCATATCTGGAGCCGGTCGCCAACATGTGGGCGGTCAAGTTCTTGCGCACCCATGGTCTGATCCACGACTGCCCGAAACTGGTGCAGCTGAGGACGTTTCCGACGATCGCCATCGGTGGCGACCCGGCGGGGGCCGCCGGCCTGCTGACGGCGATGATTTGTCACCTGGCCGTGTTCCATCCGCCCGACCTGCTGGCGATCCGGGTGCTCACGGAAACCCCCGATGATCCAGAGTGGTCCTGGCTGAAATGGCTGCCGCACGCGCAGCATCCGACCGACACCGACGCGGCCGGACCGGTCCGGATGATCTCTGGCCACCCGGAAAGTCTGTCCGATCTCGCCGCACGCGGTCCGCACTCACCCGATTCGACGCCGGGCGGACCCTACGTCGTCGTCGTGGATCTGACCGGCGGTAAAGCGGGGGTTCCGCCCGACGGCCGGGCCGGAGTCACGGTGCTCACGCTGGGCAACCATCGCGGCTCGAACTACCGGATCAGGGTGGCCGCGGATGGGACGGCCGACGACCGACTGCCCGGCCAGCAGTTCCGACAGGTGACGGCGACTACCGACCGCATGTCAGCCCAACAGGCGACGCGCGTGGCGAGAAAGCTGGCCGGGTGGTCGATCACCGGCACCATCATCGACAAGAAGGCCAGCGCCGGCGCCAAGAAGAAAGTGGCGACCGAGTTCTACCAGCTGGTGGGCGCGAAGAGCGTCGAGGACATCACGCCGGCCCGATGGCGGATGTTCGCCGACAAAGACCTCGACCGCCTCAAGATCCCGTTTGGCCACCAGCTCAAGACCGGCGAGGTCATGTATCTGGACATCAAGGAGGGCGCGGAATTCGGCGGTGGACCGCACGGCATGCTCATCGGAACCACCGGGTCGGGAAAGTCCGAGTTTCTGCGCACCATGATTTTGTCGCTGGTCGCGATGCACCACCCTGACCAAGTGAACCTCCTGCTTACCGACTTCAAGGGTGGTTCGACGTTTCTGGGAATGGAGAAGCTACCGCACACCGCCGCTGTCATCACCAACATGGCCGAGGAAGCCGAGTTGGTCGGCCGGATGGGTGAGGTGTTGACCGGCGAACTCGACCGTCGGCAGAACCTGCTGCGCCAGGCTGGAATTCAGGTCGGTGCGACCGGGGCCCTCTCCGGCGTGGCCGAATACGAGAAGTACCGTGAGCGCGGCGCCGACCTCAAGCCGCTGCCAACACTTTTCGTCGTCGTCGACGAGTTCGCCGAGCTGCTGCAAAGCCACCCGGACTTCGTCGGACTGTTCGACCGGATCTGCCGAGTGGGCCGCTCCCTGCGGGTGCACCTATTGCTCGCCACCCAGTCGCTACAGACGGGAGGGGCGCGCATCGACAAACTGGAGCCCAACCTCACGTACCGAATCGCGCTGCGCACCACCAGCTCTCATGAATCAAAGTCGGTGATCGGAACGCCCGAGGCGCAGTACATCACCAACAAGGAAAGTGGTGTCGGGTTTTTACGGGTGGGTATGGAGGACCCGGTCAAGTTCAGCACGCTCTACACCGGTGCCCCTTATGTTCCGCCGGCGCACGCCGAGACCAACGGCGAAGCCCCCGACACGGACGGCGCGCGCAAGGGCGCCCGGGGCGCGCAAATTCGCCATTTCACCGCGGCCCCCATGCTCGAAGACGATGGGATTCCGGCATGA
- the eccCb gene encoding type VII secretion protein EccCb → MSVENKGRALSEVVLDQLSTAESRAYKMWLPPLTDPTPLDQLVERANLQPLYFPLGIMDEPRRHLQEPWGVDVSGGGGNIGIGGAPQTGKSTLLQTLMLSAAVTHTPRQVQFYCIDLGGGGLMYLDSLPHVGGVATRSEPDRVMRVIAEVQAVLRQREATFKEHRVGSIASYRELRADPNQPVAADPFGDVFLVIDGWPAFVGEFPDLEGHVQTLAAQGLSFGVHTIITTPRWTELKARVRDYLGTKIEFRLGDVNDTQLDRATRDIPANRPGRGMSVEKHHLMMGVPRLDGVHSTDNLVEAITVAVNHVAAQTTEEAPRVRVLPERIHLYELDPSPPGPESDYRSRWTIPVGIRETDLSVAYANMYATNHLLIFGAAKSGKTTIAHAIARAICARNSPDQVRFMLADYRSGLLDAVPESHLLAAGAINRNAQSLDESIKALAINLQKRLPPADLTTSQLRSRSWWTGFDLVLLVDDWHMIVGASGGMPPMLPLAPLLPAAPDIGLHIIVTCQMSQAYKSTMDKFVGAAFGAGSPTLFLSGDKQDFPSREFQVKRRPPGQGFLVTPDGKDVIQAAYIDPPEEVHPASGAGG, encoded by the coding sequence ATGAGTGTCGAGAACAAGGGCCGGGCGCTCAGCGAGGTGGTGCTGGACCAACTCAGCACCGCGGAGTCACGGGCGTACAAGATGTGGCTGCCGCCGTTGACGGATCCAACGCCGCTCGACCAACTCGTGGAGCGCGCCAATCTACAACCGTTGTACTTCCCGCTGGGGATCATGGACGAGCCGCGCCGGCACCTCCAAGAACCGTGGGGCGTCGACGTTTCCGGGGGCGGCGGCAACATCGGCATTGGAGGTGCGCCGCAGACCGGGAAGTCGACGCTGCTGCAGACCCTGATGTTGTCGGCGGCCGTTACCCACACCCCGCGCCAGGTCCAGTTCTACTGCATCGACCTCGGCGGTGGCGGGCTGATGTATCTCGACAGCCTGCCCCACGTCGGTGGGGTGGCCACCCGATCAGAGCCCGACCGGGTGATGCGGGTGATAGCGGAGGTGCAGGCCGTTCTGCGGCAACGAGAAGCCACCTTCAAGGAGCATCGCGTGGGTTCGATCGCGTCCTACCGCGAATTGCGCGCCGATCCCAACCAGCCGGTGGCCGCCGACCCGTTCGGCGACGTCTTCCTCGTCATCGACGGGTGGCCGGCTTTCGTCGGTGAGTTCCCCGACCTCGAAGGACACGTTCAGACGCTGGCGGCGCAGGGGCTGTCGTTCGGCGTCCACACCATCATCACCACGCCGCGCTGGACGGAACTCAAAGCGCGCGTGCGCGATTACCTCGGTACCAAGATCGAGTTCCGGCTGGGCGACGTCAACGACACCCAGTTGGACCGCGCCACCCGCGACATCCCGGCGAACCGACCGGGCCGGGGGATGTCGGTAGAGAAGCACCACCTGATGATGGGCGTGCCCAGGCTCGACGGCGTCCACAGCACCGACAACCTGGTGGAGGCGATCACGGTCGCGGTGAATCACGTTGCGGCGCAGACCACGGAGGAGGCGCCGCGGGTCCGGGTGTTGCCGGAGCGCATCCACCTGTACGAGCTCGACCCGAGCCCACCCGGCCCGGAATCCGACTACCGCAGTCGCTGGACCATTCCGGTCGGCATCCGCGAGACGGACCTGTCGGTGGCCTACGCCAACATGTACGCCACGAACCACCTGCTGATCTTCGGCGCAGCCAAGTCGGGCAAGACAACCATTGCCCATGCCATTGCCCGGGCCATCTGTGCCCGCAACAGCCCGGACCAAGTGCGCTTCATGCTGGCGGACTACCGTTCCGGTCTCCTGGACGCGGTGCCGGAGAGCCATCTCCTCGCTGCCGGAGCGATCAACCGCAATGCGCAATCGCTGGACGAATCCATCAAGGCGCTCGCGATCAACCTGCAAAAGCGCTTGCCGCCGGCCGACCTGACTACCTCGCAGTTGCGCTCCCGGTCATGGTGGACGGGATTCGATCTGGTGCTTTTGGTCGACGATTGGCACATGATCGTCGGTGCTTCCGGCGGTATGCCACCAATGTTGCCGTTGGCTCCATTGTTACCGGCGGCTCCGGATATCGGATTGCACATCATCGTCACCTGCCAAATGAGCCAGGCTTATAAGTCGACCATGGACAAGTTCGTCGGTGCCGCCTTCGGGGCGGGATCCCCGACCCTGTTCCTTTCCGGCGACAAGCAGGACTTCCCTTCGAGAGAGTTTCAGGTGAAGCGACGGCCTCCTGGCCAGGGATTTCTGGTCACGCCGGATGGCAAGGACGTCATCCAGGCCGCCTACATCGATCCTCCAGAAGAAGTGCATCCAGCATCGGGGGCGGGCGGTTAG
- a CDS encoding PPE family protein → MLWHAMPPELNTARLMAGAGPAPMLQAAAGWEALAASLEAQAAELATLLAALKGSWTGMGSERATAAAAPMVTWLETAAMAAQKRGMQAAAQAAAYVKALGMTPSLPEIATNHITHTVLTATNFFGINTMPIGFNEADYFVRMWNQAGGAMDIYAAETLANTTFEPLPEMTPIVAPGVGEAETAGLLGAMAQTASGDGSSALLQAATDAADDADDVDDLAPTPGGMDQISQFMGGLGQLGAPMQQLMQPLQQLTSMAGQSSTGMGGLGGPAGVGADLAGGKLGGTGVGQVGLLGAPPLSSHPLAGGSGASVGMGLMHAETLPGSGGSAARTSMMSEFIDKPVGPAGASAGSSAAGGAAPMGAAGAGAQSGTGSKPGLAPVALARDDEEGKTVHYDELHDVDDGDDW, encoded by the coding sequence ATGCTGTGGCACGCCATGCCACCGGAGCTGAACACCGCACGGCTGATGGCCGGCGCGGGTCCGGCGCCGATGCTCCAAGCCGCCGCGGGGTGGGAGGCGCTGGCCGCCTCGCTGGAGGCGCAGGCCGCCGAGTTGGCCACCCTCCTGGCCGCCCTCAAGGGATCGTGGACCGGGATGGGCAGCGAGCGCGCGACGGCCGCGGCCGCGCCGATGGTGACGTGGTTGGAGACTGCCGCGATGGCCGCGCAGAAGCGGGGCATGCAGGCCGCGGCGCAGGCGGCCGCATACGTGAAGGCGTTGGGAATGACGCCGTCGCTACCGGAGATCGCGACGAACCACATCACCCACACGGTTCTGACGGCTACCAACTTCTTCGGTATCAACACGATGCCGATCGGCTTCAACGAAGCCGACTACTTCGTCCGGATGTGGAACCAGGCCGGCGGCGCCATGGACATCTATGCGGCCGAAACTCTGGCCAACACAACGTTCGAACCCCTTCCCGAGATGACGCCGATCGTCGCACCCGGGGTGGGCGAGGCCGAGACAGCCGGGCTGCTGGGCGCCATGGCCCAGACGGCCTCCGGCGATGGGTCCTCGGCTTTGCTTCAGGCCGCAACCGACGCGGCGGACGACGCGGACGACGTAGACGACCTCGCCCCCACCCCTGGCGGCATGGACCAAATCTCGCAGTTCATGGGCGGATTGGGCCAACTGGGCGCACCCATGCAGCAGCTGATGCAGCCGCTGCAGCAACTGACGTCCATGGCCGGCCAGTCGTCCACCGGCATGGGCGGATTGGGGGGTCCGGCCGGCGTGGGCGCTGATCTGGCGGGCGGGAAGCTGGGCGGCACCGGCGTCGGTCAGGTGGGCCTGCTCGGCGCGCCTCCACTGTCCAGCCATCCGTTGGCGGGCGGATCCGGCGCAAGCGTGGGCATGGGGCTGATGCACGCGGAGACGTTGCCCGGATCCGGCGGCTCGGCGGCCCGCACATCCATGATGTCCGAATTCATCGACAAGCCCGTCGGCCCCGCCGGCGCCAGCGCCGGATCATCGGCCGCAGGCGGCGCCGCACCGATGGGTGCCGCGGGAGCCGGTGCGCAATCCGGCACGGGCTCCAAGCCTGGTCTGGCCCCGGTGGCGCTTGCGCGAGACGACGAAGAAGGCAAAACCGTCCACTACGACGAGCTGCACGACGTAGACGACGGAGACGACTGGTGA
- a CDS encoding WXG100 family type VII secretion target: MAEMKTDASALSAEAANFDRIASELTTVINGVEHTGGELAGHWKGSAGSAAQQALGRFHEAGQAQIKALTDIHEKISQAGIQYSRTSDEQTSALQSQASNMGF; the protein is encoded by the coding sequence ATGGCAGAAATGAAAACCGATGCCAGTGCCCTCAGCGCGGAGGCCGCCAACTTCGACCGGATCGCCAGCGAGCTCACCACGGTCATCAACGGGGTAGAGCACACCGGCGGCGAACTGGCCGGCCACTGGAAAGGCTCGGCCGGCTCGGCGGCGCAGCAGGCGTTGGGTCGCTTCCACGAAGCAGGCCAGGCGCAGATCAAGGCGCTCACCGACATTCACGAGAAGATCAGCCAGGCCGGTATCCAGTACAGCCGGACCAGCGACGAGCAGACCAGTGCCCTGCAGTCGCAAGCATCGAACATGGGCTTCTGA
- a CDS encoding WXG100 family type VII secretion target, whose protein sequence is MSEAQSWNFGGIEAGASAIAGSVQTVHSLLDEGNQSLGKLAEAWGGTGSEAYQAVQKDWDSKSLELNNSLQSLSTAISEASQTMSHTESGVTGMFT, encoded by the coding sequence ATGTCCGAAGCACAGTCATGGAATTTCGGCGGTATCGAGGCCGGCGCGAGTGCTATCGCGGGATCGGTGCAGACCGTTCACAGTCTTCTCGATGAAGGCAACCAGTCGCTCGGCAAGCTTGCCGAGGCGTGGGGCGGTACCGGTTCGGAAGCCTACCAGGCCGTCCAGAAGGACTGGGACTCAAAGTCTCTCGAACTCAACAACTCATTGCAGTCGCTGTCGACGGCGATCAGTGAGGCCAGCCAGACGATGTCCCACACGGAGTCCGGCGTCACCGGGATGTTCACCTAG